A region of Vigna radiata var. radiata cultivar VC1973A chromosome 10, Vradiata_ver6, whole genome shotgun sequence DNA encodes the following proteins:
- the LOC106775953 gene encoding DNA polymerase zeta catalytic subunit isoform X1, translated as MSDSQSNSEIFTVRIVSIDYYMAPPIPDADICYSSFHGGEVNEVPVIRVYGSTPAGQKTCLHVHRALPYLYVPCSDIPLQLDQGDAFTYKVAASLEKALKLKGSAGSTRQHVHGCSIVKARKFYGYHSLEELFVKIYLYYPQDVSRAASLLLACAVLDKSLQPYESHIPFILQFLVDYNLYGMGQLHLSKMKFRHPIPDSFKKLNIGGQHTKADLSHACLESKYWMASTIPSEWIWLPTSKSSASLNDKAHCPKRQSICELEGDTSVNEILNQQFKMYSSLSQTCSDTNMVQSLVPIWEEQQKRTGIHEATMPSDPGKPLPEDVMKLFSGSLDFEKKFIELCSEVGTLFCTPSGKELSETDIIGSASPPATLCKNAKFQTEGTDANLEMLTMDEIQSTEIIGSVDIKAVDKEAKNLLKWLATSQAVEDINSDDDLAYETILTPLLPAATIDKVLEEANIAYESESQKECQDILDSTDDMLELEFPKEKPSLSFGYNCPIGNRKLPQVDGSNDDNFSDQCGSLAGTSSLADINSEFKSASEYHVLHSTGTSTVSKDRRNKKWGSLPLSAIDQVNNDGERATLLVTHPVESNIGDSACSDHLTINEVSSSACILRNKDTNASDSKEVHRSVTCSLRDLMRRKRSYRVEQAEYDSGTTKKLLLGRHEEPDVCFGQKQLNLKTMQIDVEEMENQKICELEVSNHANLLHGKLLLSTGSDGPLHGSRPKDECFGQHEMEGIEASTVLRNCTKGGSALMHGGPGLHKPEKSCLFDSIDQSVACRDENLKGGLTFTKHVASDTYIKSPFLDTQFRTAAVHEVRAPESSPQTDSSASTSVQSAFIIDRVSGKYNFVDQNSHQSLSFVEHDQIMFCENSVKKSDANDVQVLLSEKLENHKVDENLLHEIIDSEPTDLKGNHPKLTEVTTSKNPPGDKNLESTAICNTYLHLDEDSSDEMTGDDLNVFLPISARNSKKGMETCNEYFTNKTLTSNGTKVANTLYQNDGSHLYLLTPNILPPSVDTVHRWLLHNERGHSVEHIHQETDAENKDVPKCASESEPPIRPKLHEDAESEQNPKCNGEGQTERVKTLLDDSQDTSQISAPDGKSIYTPLSQIGFRDPASVGCGQQLTLLSIEILADSRADLLPDPQFDGINIIALGFQNDSDSDVEVLVLLRSKFVTCQRNFDGLSGSKVLVFTDEKLLLKEFIKIVSSSDPDILMGWDIQGSSLGFLAERASHLGLGLLNNLSRTPSESLISSDDTKTSEKDMLELDIDDTPSLDCCVPENSIIEDEWGRTHASGVHVGGRIVLNVWRLIRGEVKLNLYSVESVAESVLRRKIPSFHHKVLTKWFSSGPGRARYRCIKYVIERVKLNLEILNQLDMVNRTSELARVFGIEFFSVLSRGSQYRVESMFLRLAHTQNYLAISPGNQQPSPTRFYRSAVQTPMYHALSLCGLGKVNVASQPAMECLPLVMEPESGFYSDPVVVLDFQSLYPSMIIAYNLCFCTCLGKVVGSKANTLGVSPFSPEQHVLQELKDQILLTPNGVMFVPSKVRRGILPRLLEEILTTRIMVKQAIKKLAPAEKVLQRIFNARQLALKLIANVTYGYTAAGFSGRMPCAELADSIVQCGRSTLEKAISFVNQHEKWNARVIYGDTDSMFVLLRGRTLKESFQIGSEIASAISAMNPNPVSLKMEKVYHPCFLLTKKRYVGYSYESPHQMEPVFDAKGIETVRRDTCGAVAKIMEKSLRLFFQQQDLLEVKTYLQRQWKRILSGKFCLKDFIFAKEVRLGTYSARMSSLPPAAIVATKAMTVDRRAEPRYAERIPYVVIHGEPGARLVDMVVDPLEVLAIDSPYRINDLYYINKQIIPALQRVFGLVAADLNHWFSEMPRPTREASAKHKLTSNSHRTRIDYYYLSKHCVLCGRLAQASAHLCNQCSENEVAASTALISKTSKLEQAMQHLVAICHHCGGGDRLLESGVKCTSISCMVFFERRKVQKELLAATHVAADKDLYPRCRVEWF; from the exons ATGTCAGATTCACAGTCCAATTCCGAGATCTTCACCGTTCGGATTGTGTCCATCGACTATTACATGGCGCCGCCAATCCCTGACGCCGATATCTGTTATAGTAGCTTCCACG gTGGAGAGGTGAACGAGGTGCCTGTGATAAGAGTGTATGGTTCTACTCCTGCTGGCCAGAAAACTTGCTTGCACGTGCATCGG GCTTTACCCTATTTGTATGTGCCGTGTTCGGATATACCACTTCAACTGGACCAAG GTGATGCATTCACCTATAAGGTAGCTGCTTCTCTTGAGAAAGCCTTAAAG CTTAAAGGCAGTGCTGGTTCTACAAGGCAGCATGTACATGGATGCAGTATTGTAAAAGCAAGGAAATTCTATGGCTATCATTCACTCGAGGAGTTATTTGTAAAGATATACTT ATATTATCCTCAAGATGTTTCTCGTGCAGCTAGTCTTCTTTTG GCTTGTGCTGTTCTTGATAAAAGTTTACAGCCATATGAATCACATATTCCCTTTATTCTTCAGTTTCTG GTTGATTACAACTTGTATGGCATGGGTCAATTGCACCTATCAAAGATGAAGTTCCGCCACCCGATACCTGACTCtttcaagaaattaaatattgGTGGCCAGCATACAAAG GCAGATCTTTCTCATGCATGTCTAGAGTCCAAATATTGGATGGCTTCCACAATTCCATCTGAGTGGATATGGTTACCCACAAGCAAATCCAGTGCTTCTTTAAATGATAAGGCTCACTGTCCTAAACGCCAAAGCATCTGTGAGCTTGAAGGAGATACTTCTGTGAATG AGATTCTTAATCAGCAGTTTAAAATGTATTCATCTCTCTCACAAACATGCTCAGATACCAACATGGTTCAGTCACTTGTACCAATATGGGAG GAACAACAGAAGCGGACTGGGATTCATGAGGCTACTATGCCTTCTGATCCCGGCAAACCACTTCCAGAAGATGTTATGAAACTTTTCTCTGGTAGTCTGGACTTtgagaaaaaatttattgagtTATGCAGTGAAGTTGGAACCTTATTTTGTACTCCTTCTGGGAAGGAATTGAG CGAAACAGACATAATAGGGTCAGCATCACCACCTGCTACATTATGCAAAAATGCCAAATTCCAAACAGAAGGGACTGACGCCAACCTTGAAATGTTGACTATGGATGAAATTCAGTCAACTGAAATAATTGGATCGGTGGACATAAAG GCTGTTGATAAGGAAGCGAAAAATCTTCTTAAGTGGCTTGCAACTTCTCAAGCTGTAGAGGATATAAACTCTGATGATGATCTTGCTTATGAAACAATCTTGACTCCCTTGTTGCCTGCtgcaacaattgataaagtgtTGGAGGAAGCTAATATCGCCTATGAGAGTGAGTCCCAGAAGGAGTGTCAGGATATTCTAGATTCAACTGATGATATGCTTGAGTTGGAGTTTCCAAAGGAAAAGCCTTCTCTTTCCTTTGGTTACAATTGTCCTATTGGAAATAGGAAATTACCCCAAGTTGATGGTTCTAATGATGACAATTTCTCAGATCAATGTGGTAGTTTGGCTGGAACCTCTTCTTTAGCAGATATAAACAGTGAATTCAAAAGCGCCTCTGAGTACCATGTTCTGCATAGTACAGGCACGAGCACAGTTAGTAAAGATAGAAGGAATAAGAAATGGGGGTCTTTGCCTTTATCTGCGATTGATCAGGTTAATAACGATGGAGAGCGAGCTACTTTACTTGTGACTCATCCAGTTGAAAGTAATATTGGAGATTCTGCTTGCTCAGATCACCTAACAATAAATGAGGTTAGTAGTAGTGCTTGTATTTTAAGGAACAAGGACACAAATGCGTCAGATTCGAAAGAAGTACACAGATCAGTTACCTGTTCTTTGCGGGACTTGATGAGGCGAAAGCGATCCTATCGAGTTGAACAAGCTGAATATGACTCGGGAACTACTAAAAAGCTTCTTTTAGGCAGGCATGAGGAACCAGATGTATGCTTTGGGCAAAAGCAACTGAATTTAAAAACAATGCAAATTGATGTAGAAGAGATGGAAAACCAAAAGATTTGTGAACTTGAAGTTAGCAATCATGCTAATTTATTGCATGGGAAACTGCTCCTTTCAACTGGCAGTGATGGTCCTTTACACGGTAGTAGGCCAAAAGATGAATGTTTTGGTCAACATGAAATGGAAGGTATAGAAGCAAGTACAGTATTGAGGAACTGTACAAAAGGAGGTTCTGCTTTAATGCATGGTGGACCAGGGCTCCATAAGCCTGAAAAATCATGTTTATTTGATTCCATAGATCAATCTGTGGCTTGCAGGGATGAAAACCTTAAGGGTGGCTTGACTTTTACGAAGCATGTAGCTTCTGATACATATATCAAAAGTCCCTTTTTAGACACTCAGTTCAGAACAGCTGCTGTTCATGAAGTCAGAGCTCCCGAGAGCAGTCCACAAACTGATTCTTCTGCTTCAACTAGTGTGCAAAGCGCGTTCATTATTGATAGAGTGTCtggtaaatataattttgtggATCAAAATTCTCACCAAAGCTTATCATTTGTGGAACATGATCAGATAATGTTTTGTGAGAATTCTGTGAAGAAAAGTGATGCAAATGATGTGCAAGTATTGCTTAGTGAAAAGCTGGAGAATCACAAGGTGGATGAAAATTTGTTGCATGAGATCATTGACTCTGAACCCACTGACCTAAAGGGTAATCACCCAAAATTAACTGAAGTAACCACAAGCAAGAACCCCCCGGGTGATAAGAATCTTGAAAGTACAGCAATCTGTAATACCTATTTACATTTGGATGAAGATAGCTCTGATGAAATGACAG GTGATGATCTGAATGTCTTTCTTCCAATTTCTGCAAGGAATTCTAAGAAAGGGATGGAAACTTGCAACgagtattttacaaataaaaccCTTACATCTAATGGGACAAAGGTTGCCAACACTCTCTACCAAAATGATGGCTCTCACCTTTACCTATTAACGCCTAATATTTTGCCTCCTTCTGTGGATACTGTGCATAGATGGCTACTTCATAATGAGAGAG GGCATAGTGTTGAGCATATACATCAAGAAACAGATGCAGAGAACAAGGATGTACCTAAATGTGCTTCTGAGTCTGAACCTCCTATTAGGCCTAAGCTGCATGAAGATGCTGAATCAGAACAGAACCCCAAATGCAATGGAGAAGGACAAACAGAAAGAGTGAAAACACTTCTAGATGACTCACAAGATACTTCTCAGATATCTGCCCCTGATGGAAAATCAATCTATACCCCTCTAAGTCAAATTGGATTTCGAGACCCTGCAAGTGTTGGCTGTGGACAGCAACTGACATTACTTAGTATAGAG ATTCTTGCAGACTCTAGAGCAGACCTTTTACCTGATCCTCAATTTGATGGCATCAACATTATAGCTCTTGGTTTTCAGAATGATAGTGACTCTGATGTTGAAGTTCTAGTTCTTTTACGCAGTAAATTCGTAACTTGTCAGAG AAATTTTGATGGTCTATCTGGCTCTAAAGTATTGGTCTTCACTGATGAGAAgctattgttaaaagaatttataaagaTTGTGTCTTCATCTGACCCAGATATTTTGATGGGTTGGGATATTCAAGGGAGTTCTCTTGGTTTTCTTGCAGAAAGAGCATCCCATCTTGGTTTGGGATtacttaacaatctttctcgcACTCCTTCTGAGTCTTTGATATCTTCTGATGATACGAAAACTTCTGAAAAAGATATGTTGGAGCTGGACATTGATGACACTCCTAGTCTAGATTGTTGTGTGCCAGAAAATTCAATAATCGAGGATGAATGGGGACGGACACATGCTAGTGGAGTTCATGTAGGAGGCAGAATTGTTCTTAATGTATGGCGATTGATCCGTGGAGAAGTTAAGTTGAACTTATATTCAGTTGAATCTGTAGCTGAATCTGTATTGAGGCGGAAAATTCCTTCGTTTCACCACAAAGTGCTGACGAAGTGGTTTTCAAGTGGTCCTGGACGAGCAAGATATCGGTGTATCAAATATGTGATTGAGAGAGTAAAGCTGAACCTTGAGATATTAAACCAACTTGATATG GTGAATCGAACATCAGAACTTGCTCGTGTCTTTGGCATAGAGTTTTTCTCTGTTCTCTCTCGAGGATCACAATACCGTGTTGAGTCCATGTTTCTGAGGTTGGCCCATACACAAAACTACCTTGCTATCTCACCTGGAAATCAACAG CCAAGCCCAACGAGATTTTATAGAAGTGCTGTCCAGACTCCAATGTATCATGCTCTCTCCTTGTGTGGTCTGGGGAAAGTAAAT GTTGCTTCTCAACCTGCTATGGAGTGCCTTCCTCTAGTAATGGAACCAGAATCTGGATTTTATTCAGATCCTGTTGTTGTGCTTGACTTCCAGTCTTTATATCCATCCATGATAATTGCATACAATCTTTGCTTCTGCACTTGTCTGGGTAAAGTTGTGGGATCAAAGGCTAATACACTTGGAGTTAGTCCCTTCTCACCAGAGCAACATGTTCTGCAGGAGTTAAAGGATCAAATCTTACTCACTCCAAATGGTGTTATGTTTGTACCTTCCAAG GTTCGAAGAGGCATACTGCCCCGCTTATTGGAAGAAATCTTGACTACTAGAATTATGGTAAAAcaagcaataaaaaaattggCTCCTGCAGAGAAAGTTCTTCAGCGG ATATTTAATGCGAGACAGCTTGCTTTGAAGCTCATAGCGAATGTAACATATGGTTACACTGCTGCTGGATTTAGTGGTCGCATGCCCTGTGCAGAACTTGCAGACAGTATTGTTCAGTGTGGTCGTAGTACACTGGAAAAGGCTATATCATTTGTAAATCAACATGAAAAGTGGAATGCTAGAGTTATTTATGGAGATACTGATAG TATGTTTGTCCTCCTTAGAGGACGCACTTTGAAAGAGTCTTTCCAAATTGGGAGTGAGATTGCCTCTGCCATCTCTGCTATGAATCCAAACCCTGTCTCCTTGAAGATGGAGAAAGTTTATCACCCATGTTTCCTTCTTACTAAGAAACGATATGTTGGCTACAGTTATGAAAGTCCTCATCAAATGGAACCTGTTTTTGATGCCAAAGGTATTGAGACAGTTCGCAGGGACACATGTGGTGCAGTTGCAAAGATAATGGAGAAGTCTTTGAGACTCTTTTTTCAGCAACAGGATTTATTGGAG GTGAAGACTTATTTGCAACGTCAGTGGAAGAGGATTCTTTCGGGAAAATTCTGCCTTAAAGATTTTATCTTTGCGAAGGAGGTCCGGTTGGGTACCTACAGTGCAAGAATGTCATCACTTCCTCCTGCTGCAATTGTGGCCACTAAGGCAATGACGGTTGACCGCAGGGCAGAACCACGTTATGCTGAGAGAATACCCTATGTTGTAATCCATGGAGAGCCTGGAGCCCGTTTGGTTGATATGGTTGTGGATCCCTTGGAAGTTTTGGCAATTGATTCCCCGTATAgaataaatgatttatattatattaataaacaaataataccAGCTTTACAACGGGTATTTGGGCTTGTTGCTGCTGACCTCAACCATTGGTTTTCAGAGATGCCTCGTCCCACAAGGGAAGCTTCTGCAAAGCATAAATTAACTTCAAATTCCCATCGAACCAGAATTGATTATTACTATCTTTCAAAACATTGTGTATTATGTGGTAGGTTGGCCCAGGCATCAGCCCATTTATGCAATCAATGTTCAGAAAATGAGGTAGCTGCTTCAACAGCACTAATTAGTAAGACTTCGAAGTTAGAGCAAGCGATGCAACATCTTGTTGCT ATATGTCACCATTGTGGAGGCGGGGACAGGCTTCTTGAAAGTGGTGTGAAATGCACGTCCATTTCATGTATGGTGTTTTTTGAGAGGCGGAAGGTTCAGAAAGAACTGCTAGCTGCCACCCATGTTGCTGCAGATAAAGACTTGTACCCGAGATGCAGAGTGGAATGGTTCTGA